In the genome of Pyrobaculum islandicum DSM 4184, the window AGAAAAGGTAACAAAGAGAAAGCCTGACGAGGCAGAGTCTATAGTGAAAAAGCTAATTGAAAAATTTGGATTCACACGTATTACAGCAGTTCAGTTAACAAATCTGTCTATAGAAAGCTTAGATGAGTTAAAACTTATACTCTCATATCTTGAGAAAAGGGAGTATTCAGATAGTGAGCTAAAGGAAATATACAAGATACTAACTGGGCAATGAAGGGGAGAAAGGAGGAGTATGCATATGTAATAGACATACTACCCCCGGAAGTAGCAGTTTACAAACTCCCACCGAAAATGAGAAGGGAATTCCCACATGATGCGACATATGCCCATTTAGTTGGTGAAAACCATTTTACGCTTTTGGAAGTGACGCTTAAAAAAGGAGTTACTGTAGACATAGGAGAGAGATTATACGTAGGACTTGGGACTAGAGATAAGGTTGACAAAATTGTGAGAAGGATAAGATACGACGATCTTCAACCACAGGGCAAAGAGAATCTTCGTGTGATCATAAGAAAGATTGTAGAACAGCAAGAGGAGCGTTTTATAAAATGGCTCAATGAGGCGGGGCCTATCACTTTAAAACTCCATAGTCTGGAGTTGTTGAAAGGCGTGGGGAAGAAGAAAGTGCAGGAGATAATAGAAGAAAGGAGAAAAAAGCCCTTTGTATCATATGAAGATGTAAAACAGAGAGTCGGTATAGATCTTGTTGAATTAATTACCGATAGAATTCTGAGAGAAATAGCGGGAGAAGATCCGTATTATGTTTTTGCATCGCCTCCTCCTGCTACAAGCCAGTAGTTATTTCAGCCTATCCCTAGGCGACGCCTAGGGACTTTCTCTCCGCCCACGCCGTCACCAGTACCTACGATAATTCAGGCATGGGGTCATGGTGTCTGGCAGCACTTGGCCCGCCGCCAGCGCCCTCCTCTAACCTCCGCCTAATCCAGATGACGTCTCTCTTCTCGTCTAGCTTGAGCCGTGGCTGAGGCTTCAAGCGCCATCGCAAACTTCAATTCTTCATCGCCTACCCAAGATGCGACGTAGATTCTTGACGAATTCAAAGCATCATATTCTGAAGTTTTCTTGAAAACCCTCGGCGGGCGGACACGCCGCCCGACATGTGCAACGCACAAACGGGGAGGTATAGACCTGATTGTACAACACACAACAGGCCTAGCAGACATGGATTCCTATACGGCGGAACGTCCATTCAACAGAGCGTAAAGGATACCTACGACAAGCTGTGGAGCGACTGAAAACCTCGCCCCTTAGGGCGGGGAGGGGTCGTATTTGGGAATTTCTGTTAGACCTTTACCTCAGCTCCAGTTATTTCACTCGAGTTATCTTATATCGATTTAATATCTGCCACACCTCTACCTCAACTCCCGGCGCTAACCTCCCCTTAGCCTCTTCCTCAACGTAATCTATGGGAACTTCGATAGTCTTATAGTCTCGCATATCCATCAGTTGAATAACGTTGCCAGAGATCGAAAGCACTTGTGCCGTGAACTTCTCAATAATAGGCACCTCTATCTGGGCGTCCACCGGGAGACTTAAAGTCCTTTTTCCACCATCAAAAACGCCGATGGCAACGATTCGCGCTTTCGCGCTACCGTGTTTCCCCGTTTTAGACTTCTCTATCTCTACAACTCTACAAGGCTCTCCATCTATTACCACATAGGAGCCCTCCTTTAGCTCTCCTACCTCAACGTACTTAGTTGACATGGCCTCCCTTAAGGCACTGATATATAAACTTTAGACACAGGCATATTTCAATACATCGCCGCATTTGGGAATTTCTGCCGGAATTCTTGGTACGGCCTCTGCAATAACTCTTTTTATAATGTCGATTTTTTCGGTCATCATTTTTTCTACAGCCTCTGCTGTCACAGGTTGGTGAGGAACTAACACATCGTAGTCTGTCACAAGGGCGATTAAGCCATAACACATGCCTAATTCTCTAGCTAAGTTAATCTCCGGCACAAGAGTCATGCCTATTATGTCGCATCCAAAAACCTCCCGCCATATTCTAGATTCAGCTTTTGTACTAAACCGAGGCCCTTCAATACATATGTAGCACCCCCCGTCATGTGTTCTATTATATCTGCTTGCCACCTCTACTAAAACTTTTCTAATCTCCTGGGTAAAAGGCTCTAGCCCAATTGATATATGACACGTACGCGGCCCGTCGTAAAATGTGTATTCACGCGACTTAGTCATATCGACGAATTGATCAGGAACGACGAAATCGCCGGGAGCGTAGTCAGGTCTTAAAGAGCCGACAGCACTTACGGCTATTATAGACCTAACTCCTAATGTATAAAGCGCGTATATATTAGCGCGATAAGGTATTTTATGCGGAGGATACTTATGTCCTCTGCCATGTCTGGGCAAAAAGGCGACGACACGTCCTGATACACGTCCAATTATTACATTGTCAGAGGGTAGACCATATGGCGTATGTATTTGTACCTCCACGGCGTTTTCAAATATGCCAGGGTCGTAAAGACCGCTACCTCCTATAATTCCTAGTCTTGGAAATTCCTCGACCC includes:
- a CDS encoding RNA polymerase Rpb4 family protein, which encodes MSIKKIRKSEEITNAKALEILRTLSTTTQLSEDQRKTLDYLEKVTKRKPDEAESIVKKLIEKFGFTRITAVQLTNLSIESLDELKLILSYLEKREYSDSELKEIYKILTGQ
- a CDS encoding S-methyl-5'-thioadenosine phosphorylase, translating into MVIKLTQPPKEPKELGVEEFPRLGIIGGSGLYDPGIFENAVEVQIHTPYGLPSDNVIIGRVSGRVVAFLPRHGRGHKYPPHKIPYRANIYALYTLGVRSIIAVSAVGSLRPDYAPGDFVVPDQFVDMTKSREYTFYDGPRTCHISIGLEPFTQEIRKVLVEVASRYNRTHDGGCYICIEGPRFSTKAESRIWREVFGCDIIGMTLVPEINLARELGMCYGLIALVTDYDVLVPHQPVTAEAVEKMMTEKIDIIKRVIAEAVPRIPAEIPKCGDVLKYACV
- a CDS encoding translation initiation factor IF-5A — encoded protein: MSTKYVEVGELKEGSYVVIDGEPCRVVEIEKSKTGKHGSAKARIVAIGVFDGGKRTLSLPVDAQIEVPIIEKFTAQVLSISGNVIQLMDMRDYKTIEVPIDYVEEEAKGRLAPGVEVEVWQILNRYKITRVK
- a CDS encoding DUF655 domain-containing protein; the protein is MKGRKEEYAYVIDILPPEVAVYKLPPKMRREFPHDATYAHLVGENHFTLLEVTLKKGVTVDIGERLYVGLGTRDKVDKIVRRIRYDDLQPQGKENLRVIIRKIVEQQEERFIKWLNEAGPITLKLHSLELLKGVGKKKVQEIIEERRKKPFVSYEDVKQRVGIDLVELITDRILREIAGEDPYYVFASPPPATSQ